Genomic window (Sphaeramia orbicularis chromosome 7, fSphaOr1.1, whole genome shotgun sequence):
GTCACACACTCACCTTTTCTTTAACGTTCTCAAATGAGGATGGTGAAACAACTGAGAAACAGACTAAGAAGACATCAGTCTGTGGGTAGCTTAGTGGTCGTAACCTGTCATAATCCTCCTGACCTAAAAAGAAATCATACTCAAGATtaatacaaaaaagaaacatCAGTAAGTGTATGTATATGGAGTAAAAACCAACACTAAACTGGACGAATAAAATGATCTTACCTGCTGTATCAAATAAGCCAAGGGTGTATGGTTCACCCCCGATCATTACAGTTACTGCATAGTTGTCAAACACCTGTGATAAAAGAATGACAGGTATTAGAGTCTGTTAACCCGTAGCTCGCTGTGAAAAGACTAACTCCAAGATTACTTACTGTTGGTACATATTCCGAGGGGAATTTGTTGGTGGTATATGAAATCAATAGGCAGGTTTTACCCACTGCTCCATCGCCCACCACCACACATTTGATAGTCTGCATCTCTGTGCTTTCTGTCTCTGCTGGAAGTAACGTTAGCTGCCGAGAGAAGTCAAAACCCGTTACGACATTTAATGTTTTAAGCCTTATAACCACAACTTGTGAAACCTTTTACACTATTAACAATACCCCCAGAGCTACTACCACCTTTGATTACGAGGAAAACTTTAATTCGGGGTTAAATATTGAAGTGGCACACCCCATTACCAACACTGTCTAGAGGCTAATGTTAGCATTTACCACCACAACACACTTGCTAACGCTTAAGGACTTCTGTAATTATTACCGTCTGAAGTGAGATTATTTGTCAAAACATTTAAGAGTCCATCATATAACAAGTCACTCCTAACTTTAACAAATGTGTACTGCTACTGAAAATGAATATATGTTTACCTGTCGCGTTGAAAAGGTACCACAGAGATTGCAATCACTACAGGATACTAGCTAGTTAGTTAGCTAGTTTAGCAACCGGCCGGCTAATGCTAGCTTATTAACTAACGTTGGTTTATTCGCTTTACTTGAGTTCTACATAGCAGGGCAAATATCTTGAATcacaaattgtatttttacatgaACTAGACACAACAATGCGAGACAATACTTGGATTACGTACCGATTTCCCGTCGTCTCTCctttagctaacgttagctagctatgTGTTTTCGCCGGGCGTTGGCACCAGCCAGCAGCAACTTACTAACGAGCCAAGCTTCCAAGTCCAGACTTCCATACGACGGTCAAGTTAGACAGAATAAAACCGGATATGAGCGTCAAACACCTACCATTCACTGTCAGCACAGAAAACGGACACAGATATAAGGATTTCGGAATGATATCTAAAGCAGGTAATTGAAAATACAGTTTGATGTGATATTTTATATAACTTCAGAGATATTTGGATAATTTAGCTCTGCAAGTTCTATTGGAGCcatctgtgcttttattttttaaagttcaCTTCCTTCTATCATGGATGGTAACTTTACACAAGTTCATCCATGCTGCAGAAAAGGTGACGTCACCTGTCCAGTCCTTCATACCTGTCATACTTTTCACCTTCATTATGATTACTGTGTCATGGAATGTCTGATGTTCTCTATATTAttgttatattcatatttttttgtatgttctatTGTTGAATATTAATTGCATtcttcatataataataataataataataataataataataataataataataataataataataataaaaatacataaaaataaataaataaagacgtGATTGGATgaccattaaaaaaagaaaaccaatgtACTTTACACCTTCATCTCCTCTGTCTCATCACAGTTTCAGCACTTTATAAGCATCAACTTCTGTGCATCTAAATAGAAACCTAGACAAACAATGAAGCATTTCTATTTCAGCTTAGCCATATCTTAATATCAACTTTCTTCCTAaattactgtatttacaaatttATCCATTGTCATTCTCTGTGAATTGtgttatattattgtatatatgGCTATTgttttgctctttgtcttctcTTTGTTCCGTGTATACTGCAGCAAATTATTTCCCATCCTCAGAATTATAAAGTATTtttcattctgttgtttttttggttgccTTCATTTGTAACAGATTTCCTCTTAATCTGGTTGGACATCATCAATACATTTCAAGCTCCTGAACTAtaatgcatcatttacacattataTTACAaatccttagttttagttttcagtTCCACAGCATTTTCAGCAGGTTCAGAAAAGGCACCCAACTGATATTTCTCTCACTCAAAACAGTTTTACAACATGAATAAGATACAAATCTGCTACCATTTGAAAATGACAGTTAATATGGCAGCATCAATGTTTGGACTTGTTTGGAGTTTTAGTGTTGTGTTAAGTGAATGACTCACAGCACAGGGTTGGCACACTTcattttgaaggtttttttttttttttttttttttttgtctctaaagAGGAACCACAGAATATCACACAATGTCCTTTATGTCTCAACACCATTACTCCACCAGTGAAAATGACCATTACCAGATTTGCTTCTAATGCAGCTtcacacatgcataaatgatgaaaaatatgaacaataaaaTAGAGACAAATAATTAAAACATGCTACAATGCTTAAATTAAAGTTGGAACAATTACATTTTGTGGAAGTGAATCTCATTTAACATTCTTCCCCCTCTAAATGAAATTCCTCCCTTTCAAgggaaattaaaaagaaatctcaTCTTAcggtgcaaaaaataataaaaatcagtgTGTGCTGCATGGACTGATATtgatgcaatttatttaatcGAGGTTCTAATAACTTAATCAATTTGGTCAGTACCATGACAAAGTGCAGCCTATCATCACTACCTCTTTgagaatataataatatatatttttgggAGGTGGGGATCATTAGAAACAAATTATATTCTGATGGAAAATACAAGTAAAAGTACATGTAAAGTATCTGGAAAAAGGTTACTATCTCAGCTATAGAGGACATCATGCATGACAGTCAGTTGAGCTGAAGAAATGACAAATCTGCTAACTTCCCTGATATACGAATGACAGTTAAGTACAGCACTTCATTCCATTGATAAAACAGCATTCCACATACACTTTTGCCCATAAACtctgaataattttgttttcagacacatttttctttgcggtcttatttatacacatcaataatcacgtTTAACCAGGTATATGATTATGTTTTTGTCCTACTttcactttatcaagaataaatcacaatgtcaaaatcattttgaaatgtaaaaatatattattCCAACAACGTAAATCACACAAGTTTATGCATGTATTCAGGTACAGTATGTAATCTGGAGGTACCAGATTTTTAGATATTTGAAGTATCCTCTTGAAACGTACAATGAATTATCCATACTGAATTGATTTTTTTGAAGTTAGACCTCAAGTTATCTGAGTATCAGGCACTAAAATAATGAGCTTTTTAATCATTTACACTGAGAAAAAGGACACAATCTTTCACTTCATGGTTCATTTCATACTTTAATTCCAGTCGTAGGCTATGGATCAAATATCCAGagagaatttacttttttttcaatttctccagtattcatgtattttcatgCATGAGCCATTATGAAACTGAATGTGATTATTTCTCCCAAAAGAGACTTAAGTCCAATTTGATTAATGAATGAGATACATATATTTTCACTTGTTGCTTCGTTTGTAGGACTTTAATCATAAATATGTTCTTTAATATAGTGTCCAAAAGCCTCTCTCCATAAAGTTAACATACATACATTTAGGCAAACTGTGTAAAATGTAGCTGTAGTGAGTATATGTTAATAATTAATGAGATGATCCATGCAGTAATTTTGGTTTGTAGAACTATATCTAGACAAAAAACAGCAAATTAGAAGCAAACATTGCAAATATTATGGTTTGAAGTGAAGTTTTAgtgacatcatgcatgaaagggttaaatagtggcAATACTAGATGTTTCTGCATAGATGTTTGGGTTTTCTCTTTCAGATTTTCGATGCAGGTGTATTGTTCGTGCAGCTTTAATCCTCCACATGGCAATATGCGTTGCTACCAAACAACTCAACAGTAAAATAAAGAGGATCCAGCGAAGAGTTGCCCACCAACTAGttcaaagtaaaataaaataaattagtttCGCATGGCATGTATCTGCTCAAATCTTGGATATTTTACTTCAACTCACCTGATTTGATTTTGTTCCAGAACTGAGGATGAATTTGCTGTTGTCATAATGGTTGTTACTGTGAGAAAGAATATttgcattaagaaaaaaaacaaacaaaaaaaccccccaatacACAACACCAGAACAATTGCAGTAGTCAATTTACCTGTaatgtgtatttttctgttatgATAAACTATTATTGATCTGAACCAAATTAAAATATTGTCACATTTCAGTTGATATAGATTGTCCATCAACTGCAGGCCTATTATAAAGCTTTTTCACAGCAGGCACGTTGACTTGTTAAAACAGAAAACACGGGTGAAATTGGTATCATTAAAAATGTCTGCAGCCCATTTAGGTATATCAGTTTCAGACCTTGAAACTATGCATTCTGGTTCACTGGAATGGCCTCCTGGGGCAACTAAATGGAACAGAATATAGTTAATGTTTTCAGCAACAGCTGTGCTTCGCCTGCTTTCATGAGccaaaatgtctgctgtgaaaaaggtTTATCTGACAATAAGACAATACTGACATTACATATTACAGTcggaaaaaaaaatagaggttTAAATACTAACACTAACAATGGCTGGATTCCATTTGGATAGCACAGTTTTTATTGCTGTCTCACTGTCATCCCTTAGTGGTACACGTGAATGCAGCAGAGTCATCATTAATATAAGTAAACACCTGTGATCTTCTTGCTATAATAAGCCCAAATGGTGATGGAGGAGAGACGTGAGGAGGATGAGATGAGGCTGAGCAGAATGTGTAATGCTCTACCAACAGGGCTGTGTACTTTCTGTTGTGCAAAGTTTGTTGTTAATTTAGCTTTTATTGCAAATTATTATGATTATCCCaaagtactattattattattattattattattattagtagtagtagtagtagtagtagtagtacttttattatttattactaccaGGGCTAAAACTGTGCAATTGCATATTTGTACTACTGTTTTTAtcgttattgttgttattattttctttttcatgcgtacatatgtgtatgtttgctgctaTCGGAACCTTAATTTAATTTCTGTCCACGGGATTGATAAagattgaatctaatctaatctaatctaatctaatctaatctaatctaaccgaaccgaatcgaatcgaatcgaatcgaaccTCACATCACCTCATCTCACTTCACCTCacgtaacctaatctaatctttctttaacccataaagacccaaacatccactgggaaTCAAAAGTATctacaaaactaaaatgtttaatacctgttgatccattaatcctatcagtccatgtaaataattggtgtaaaatgcagtttgtcatcttttcatggtcatcagatagacccatttggactttcagaggctctgcagtgaacatggaaacaccatcatcttctacaacattgattcaccagtaaaacccctagagttggatcaatgacagtggacggaaacACTTAGTtcgtgttcagttaatgatagattttacataaaaagtcactttttctttagttttctctgtttctgatagaataaccctcaaccttaatctggatttttatgaacatctaaatgatcagtaaattaaatataggaaaatgcttaattgtcacaaggaaaaaaaaaacaatatacagaggagaatattgtgataaatgatggtaaatcacttaataaaggttaaatagagagaaaaattaatttgggaactgctgcaaaagtagcactgggtctttatgggttaaaaatacactggagaaaatatatattatattacagGCAGAATCTTTCCTTAACTGAGGCAGAATTTAAGAACATGTTACCAACAGTTAGCATAATTTCAAGGCAAACAGCATGATTTTACACAAACTTAGACTTGATTGCAGTTAAGTTTTGATTCAGAGTATGTATTTGCACATAGTGTCTCAGATTATACCTGTGTAACTGTGTGAGATCCGAAGGCTGACAGGACAGTGGTTATTCCTTCCATGTCTGGCAATGACACACCAGTATGTATCCTGATCACTTTGTGACAGCGAAGTCATAGTTACAGTGAAGACCCCCTTGTCCTTATCATCAGCTATGAGGCAATTTTTATTATTTCGGTTCTTGGGGGTTTTCACGACTATTTTGCACCGCTCATACACCGGTCCTTTACACCAGTACTTTGTGTAGTCTCTGAACTGAAGGTCATACTGGCACGAGACTGTGACAGATCCACCAGGTGCTGCTTCTACCACCTCTGGCGCCGACAGCTGAACTGAATCCACAGTGTGTTTTGTCAGCCAGAAGACACAGAAAACTGGAGCTGCAAAAAGCAAAACAACTCACAATGATATCAGCAATCGAACAAAGCAACATCATCCATGGAAGTTAATTTATTTCGAGTATTGTAAttgtaaaaaaagaaatcttACCATTAAGGAAGCTGACCAACATCCTGGGATTCATCATGATGTGAATGAAACTAACAGTATAAAGCAGAAGCAAAATGTGCAAGATGTAAGGGCTTCTTCTTTTTGCTTTTGCAGGCAAATTGTGCAATCAGAGTGTGGGCAATATTCACATAAACATGTGCAAGTAAGAaattcttattattcttaagtTGAGTATTGCGAACAATGAATGAACAATATCGCAAGGTGTGAACTAGTATGCAATAACAGATGAATGACCAGTTTATTTACTTAAACAGCAGGTGGCACTAAAGATCAGGCTAATTAATGCACTTTAAGTTATCCTTGAGTGTGTCCTTTTGTATCCTTTTCTACATTCTTAGTGGATAAAGActtaataaagaaaagaaaatgagtaCCTTGCGATGTAAAAATGTTGCAGTGCTTGCATACTTAGATATTACAGTTGTCTTCCTCTTTTTGAGCAGATATCTGTCTAGAGAAACCCCACACAGTGTATTTCCCGTTCTCAGCAAATCAACCTCCGACTTTGTATAATGTTTTGTAAATCTGGTTTGCGACTGTAATTTACTGTAGGACAAACAGTGTTATCATTTGCCTCATTGCTTCAAATCCATTGCATTTGTCTGCATGTTTCCTCAGGCTTTCACTCCTTTAATTTGATTCTCTGCTATTTTGTGCCactgtgcatttttaatggcTTAATAATGATGTAACTGATGCCATCATTATCATAAAGGATTATGCTTTCACTTCTTGGTTCATAGGGGTTTTATATTTCGTATGCATATTATAGTCCCAATGGTTAACTTTGTTGCGTTCTTGCTGATCAGTCCTGTAGATTTTAACAGTATAtactatatgtatttatattgtaATTTTCATGCATCTGTAAAGAATATTTCTTCAGTTATAGTTAACAGATAGTATTTATTGTAAAGAATCTTAATTTCTGTTGTCATGCTTTGCCATATTAACTTAACACATAATGTTTTAAGATTACTTTACCTCTGCTATGACTCTGCTATGACATGCAATGTTTACTAACTGATACTACTATATGTTTTTATAATTTATGAATTCACTACTCATATCATTGTTTATTTTGAGCCACAGCAATTTCCCCTGTGAGTCACCTCAAAAAGTAGTTTTAGGTTAGagatattccaactgaaaaaaaaccacaaacaaacaaaaaagtaacacaaagcCAGACATACTGAAGCAGGAGAATATGAGTGGGACTGTGATACAGTTTTTATGAGGCAGACTGACTTATTTGCTACAGGGTCAAACTGAGCTACTTGAATTTTGAAGAGTCTTCCCAAAATTTGTCCActacataaaatattgatatctcTTTTCAATCATTTAAAGTCCTGGAGAAATAGATTCTCAGGGTTTAGAAGGGAATTAGTCTAATGTCATTTGGGAGTTGAggtcagaaaaacagaacaggaAGTTGTGACACATTGACTGGTGGTGATAATGTCATCACCAGTCACCACAAAGGTTGcatcagacccccccccctcccctttaaaTTATGTTACATACAATCCCacacataaaaatatgaaattgCATATCTGTCACTTGTGGTTACAAATAAAGAATACTTTtgtctaactttttttttattattaagttttcaTCAAATATCCACAAAAATGTATGAACAAGTAAATGTaacaacaaaacatacaacaTAACGTTGTATGGAATTCCTTATGTGCAGTATTGTGCGATATATACACCGCTGAATAATTTTATttgcaaacacattttttttttattcctgtttatacacattagtaatcacctttgaccaggccCAATTATTCCAAActgaatcccagttacactttatcaagaataaatcacattgtcacaatcattttacagggagaggtaaaaatattttattctaactttatggaaAACAGTGAAGTTCCATTTaagtgttttcattgttttacaaatgttcagttttttgtgtttttgttaaaaatCTCCTCTTTGTTTCTCAACATATAAGTAAACTTCATCATAACACATATACAGTCtcggaaaaaatattagaccatcaaaagtcatcaaaaacaatcaagtactaactcctgtgtgtatcatgtgactaaaacagacaaaagaaaacatggaatgcctaaaagcactgtttttgtcggtacaatgtcatagctattgatgtaagaactgaagtgattttggttattatcaagaaaacatggaaaatggatagatctcagctctgaaattaaactcttatgagctatttttgttgttgtcattatatttgtccaaacaaatgtacctttatttgtaccagacattaaaatgaacaagaaattgaagaaaacaagaggtggtctaataattttttttccgtgactgtaccaGGAACCATTTCCAGCCACCAATCAGATTTTGGAGTGTTTACACGTTGCCAATTCTTAGTAACAGTTTTTTACTCTATATATGTAATTTACAGCTCAAAATAATTTTTGTACTTAACATTTAGTCAGTAAGgtcttattgttttgtttagttcCAGAAAATATCCAAATGATCTCTGTTGTTGTATGGTGAGATGCTTACTTTTTATTCTATGTGATGTAAGTCTTCTATAACTTAATATAAAACTCATTTTTGTTGGTGAATATTCAGATTAAATGAGGTCAGAGTCTCCATATTCTCTTTTAACTGTGCATGTATGATGTGTGACAGATTAGTCTCAGTTCTTAGATTTGTACCTTGAGGAAAGAATTGTCAAGTAGTCTACAAACCCAACAGCTCTGACATGATGAAAAGGATCTTGGGAAAAACTCTACATCTGAATGATTTTGGACTTGTGATTAAGCAAATCAGTAAGTTTCAAAACTGTCCCACTTCCCTTCCCTTTGACATTTACTTGACTTCTTGTTTTAATTGGTGAGACACACCATGAAAAGTTGATAGTGTTGGCCCCGGAATGGCACCAGCAAAAGGCATTACTTCTACTTCCCACCCCTTTAGCTGAGCCACAGTATTTTCCGCTGACAGCAGCAATCATTCTTTAAATATTACATAAACTATGAAAGATAAAAAAGGCTGCATTATAATGGAAGCTAAATGATAAGATAAGAACTCCATTTACCCTGAGAAGGCTTTGATTTTAGCACAAATTCCTCTTCATGACATGTCACAGTGCTCTTCTCAGCTTGATTAGAGTTGTCAGACATGTTTATCATCACAAGTCGGAGCTCTAAATAGTTTTTCGAAGACCATTTTGCCAGTTTGTGTGAGCTGACTTCTAACATTTTGCTTTATCCTTAGGCATTCAGCTCACATTCCACTGCTAAATTACTGCAGGTAGGGTCTATGTCTGTAGTCATCACAAAATATACATTATCTTTTGTTATTTATCCTTGTGTAGATTTGCAAcagatcatttatatttaaaaaattgtctaTAATAAGGTCTTGGTGGAAAAAACAAGACTGAATTGCATGCCAGAGTTAAAATGtgtctgcatctgaaaaaaaaaccccaaaacaaacatttgtgacataAGTTTCTGAGTGTTCTTTTCTCACATATTTGAGGTGAACAAGTTTTTTGCATATTGCGGCAgagcttgtttttgtgtttacttTGGATAAATGAGACCTTCACACAAGGAGAAAATGTGCCTGTGGAGAATATGAGCGAAAGTGTGATAAGTAATCAAATATTACTGCTTATGTGAGCACATTTAATAATCACTTCTGAAGCAATCTATTGCAAATAAGTACCTTTTGGCAAATGTTGATAGTCTGAGTAAAAGTGTGTATAAAAATGAGTGCACCTGTTAGAGGACTTCCTTGTACAAGGCAATCATGGGCAAAGTACTGTTAGTGACGGGTAAGTCAGTGCTGCtgattcattgttttcatttagcaCAGgcttttttctgtagttttcctAAGATTTGGATACACTGTTGTAATGTAACAACGTATCTTTTAATTTTCCAGCTCTGGCCCTGCTGCTGCATGCACAGCTTGGTAAGCATATTATATAAAGGATGCAGCAACATCTCAGTTTTGGAGTGCAGTGGGTTGGTTTTCTGTTTGCACATAATACATTACATTTTGCTTTAAAGGCTCATCCTTCATACTATCATGCTACTTCACAAACTGGGCACAGTACAGACCACCACCCACCATTTACATGCCCACTGACATCGACCCATGCCTGTGTACCCATCTTCTGTATGCCTTTGCCACCATTAAGAACGGTCGTCTGGCCACCTTTGAGTGGAATGATGTGGAGCTTTACAGTCAGTTCAACGCTCTGAAGAATAAGTGAGTCACTAAGAGTTCTTTTAACTTTGatatgtctgtgtttttttctttttaagactggaaaaaaagagcaatattgttaaaatgaatgACACCCAAGAAGTGTTTTCATGTGTCACTGTTAAGTGTCTAATTCTTTGGCAGGAATGGCAACCTGAAGACTCTCCTGTCAGTTGGAGGATGGAACTTTGGCTCTGCAGGGTAAGATAATCTTCAGATATACACTATGCACATCTGATGCTCTATTTTGATGGGATCCTCTGTTTTAATAGATTTCTTTTTCCTCATTAGTTTCCACCAAATGGTATCAAACCCTGGCAACCGTCAGACTTTCATCAACTCTGTCATTTCATTCCTGAGGATGTATGAGTTTGATGGGCTTGACATTGACTGGGAGTATCCAGCCAACAGGGGAAGCCCCCCTGAGGATCAGGAGTACTACTCTGTTTTCCTGGAGGTTTGTTCACCTTGTAGTGTTTCGTGTTCAATTTCCGGTTTTACATTCTTCTTTAGACCACAGTATATCCCTATGGTGTTTCTACTGAACTCCAGTGAATAAACAGTTACATAAAAGGGAATAGCATTAAACCTGAAACATGTTACAAACTGAGTTATAAATTCTGACGTTCACTTAATACAAAATATCTGCTGACTTTCAACAGGAATTGAGAGCTGCCTTTGAGAATGAGGCCAAAAAGACCAACAGAGCTCGTCTTCTGATGTCTGCTGCTGTGTCGGCTGGAAAGGATACCATTGATTCTGCTTATCAAATCCCTAAGCTTGGCCAGTAAGC
Coding sequences:
- the LOC115421880 gene encoding CMRF35-like molecule 3; the protein is MMNPRMLVSFLNAPVFCVFWLTKHTVDSVQLSAPEVVEAAPGGSVTVSCQYDLQFRDYTKYWCKGPVYERCKIVVKTPKNRNNKNCLIADDKDKGVFTVTMTSLSQSDQDTYWCVIARHGRNNHCPVSLRISHSYTVTTIMTTANSSSVLEQNQISWWATLRWILFILLLSCLVATHIAMWRIKAARTIHLHRKSERENPNIYAETSSIATI
- the LOC115421883 gene encoding cell division control protein 42 homolog isoform X2, which gives rise to MQTIKCVVVGDGAVGKTCLLISYTTNKFPSEYVPTVFDNYAVTVMIGGEPYTLGLFDTAGQEDYDRLRPLSYPQTDVFLVCFSVVSPSSFENVKEKWVPEITHHCPKTPFLLVGTQIDLRDDPSTVEKLAKNKQKPITPETAEKLARDLKAVKYVECSALTQKGLKNVFDEAILAALEPPEPKKKRKCVLL
- the LOC115421883 gene encoding cell division control protein 42 homolog isoform X1, which codes for MQTIKCVVVGDGAVGKTCLLISYTTNKFPSEYVPTVFDNYAVTVMIGGEPYTLGLFDTAGQEDYDRLRPLSYPQTDVFLVCFSVVSPSSFENVKEKWVPEITHHCPKTPFLLVGTQIDLRDDPSTVEKLAKNKQKPITPETAEKLARDLKAVKYVECSALTQRGLKNVFDEAILAALEPPETQRKRKCCLF